One window from the genome of Ananas comosus cultivar F153 linkage group 13, ASM154086v1, whole genome shotgun sequence encodes:
- the LOC109719123 gene encoding histone H2B.4-like, with the protein MFFRHLFLSPRSSAKSLPPFACFKTLVPELHFRSPMAPKAEKKPPAEKKPSSEAAEKAPEEKEKKPSAAAAEKKPRAEKRLPASKDGDKASNRKKKKAKRSSETYKIYIFKVLKQVHPDIGISSKAMSIMNSFINDIFEKLAQEASRLARYNKKPTITSREIQTSVRLVLPGELAKHAVSEGTKAVTKFTSS; encoded by the coding sequence atgttcTTTCGCCACCTTTTCCTGTCCCCACGATCATCGGCCAAATCGCTCCCTCCTTTCGCTTGCTTCAAAACCCTCGTACCCGAGCTCCATTTTCGCTCTCCAATGGCGCCCAAGGCGGAGAAGAAGCCCCCGGCGGAGAAGAAGCCctcgtcggaggcggcggagaaggcgccggaggagaaggagaagaagccctccgccgcggcggcggagaagaaGCCGAGGGCCGAGAAGCGCCTCCCCGCGTCCAAGGACGGGGACAAGGCGAGcaacaggaagaagaagaaggcgaagaGGAGCTCGGAGACGTATAAGATCTACATCTTCAAGGTTCTGAAGCAGGTTCACCCCGACATCGGGATCTCGAGCAAGGCGATGAGCATCATGAACTCCTTCATCAACGACATCTTCGAGAAGCTCGCGCAAGAAGCTTCTCGACTCGCCCGATACAACAAGAAGCCCACCATCACCTCCCGCGAGATCCAGACCTCGGTGCGCCTCGTACTCCCCGGCGAGCTCGCCAAGCACGCCGTCTCCGAGGGCACCAAGGCAGTGACCAAGTTTACTAGCTCTTGA